CAAGTGAGCTTCCCAGCATGGAAGCTAACATGAATGTTGCAAAAATAAAACCATGGGGAATCTCTTCATCATTTGGGCTCAATGCAGGAGTCCATAGAAACACCCAAGTATACATGGAGCCTTCAAATAGAGACTGTATGGCCCCTAGCAATGCTATTTTTTCATCTGAAACACAGAATGTAATAATTAATGAACATGAGAAGCAAGCAATGAGCAATAATACAAGAGATGAATAAAAAGAATGATTATAGCAGAATAAGGAAAGCCAAAGAACAACATTGCTCCCGGATCCCATAAAGGGCAGCTTTAACCATAACTGCCGTGCAGAATGTTTACATTTATTTTCTTGACCCATTCAGAAAATATACATTTCATGTAATTAACTGTAGATTCTAACCGCCTGGAGAACATCAAGGAAGAAAGGAAGCTCTATCCTTGAATATTCCAAGTCCCTGCATCATTTTAATTGTTCAACAACATATTTGGCACCTGGGAATAGGTTCATTTGGCATACTTCAATGCCACAACGGGATTAAAAGGATCTCAAATCCAGTTCTTTTGCAGAAAAATGTCATGAATAATGAGTTTCAACGTTCAAATTTACAGTATTGCACTATTATATAAAGACAATGAGAAAATGACAAGGTAAGAAAATCTACCAGAAGCAATGACCACAGCAGCACCCCTGAATTGGGTAAGCAAGTCCTTGTTCTCAGAAGGATCACCATAATTTTCTGACCATGAAAATAATATGATGGCCATACCAATTGCAAGAAAACATGAAGCAGCATCGAAGGGGGACACAGGTCCAAGACTCAACGTATCAACAAGGAGATTTCCAAACAGACCAGCACAAATGGCAACAAGACCATTTCCAAGAAATATAGCCTTTGAGAATGTTAATGATAGCCATTGTGCATCATAGCCCCTCTGACAGATTGatgtaagaaaaaaataaaaatgaaatgagATTCATAAAATACAAAATGTAACATGAAGGATATCAAGACAAGTaaaaacatttcaaacatcaATATTCACAGATTTTGAGGGTAATATCTATTTTAATGAACAAAAATAACTTCATTAGCCACTTCAAAGATAATTAGAAAATATGCATTTACAGTGTTTACTTTGTTTGGATAGCCAGAATAAACTTATAAAAACTGGAAATTAACATGTTTTGGAATCAACATAATATTAAAGAACAAGTTGATTCAGAAATCATGAGATTCTACAGTAGACAAGAAAGAACAATGAAGCACAATAAACATCTAGAGGGAATTATATAGGAAACTGGGAATTATATAGGAAAGTTATAGATTTGAAATTCtaaattaaacaaaataaaggTATCAATTTCAGATTCCATCAGACTGTACTGCtcctaaattaataattttcaatAGAATTTAACAACTGTGGCACTCCACGTATAGAAACTAGGGCCAGTTGCAGATATAATAACACTGCAATATTCAAGTCACCTACAGCCTCCAAATACAAGCAAAAACCTCATTACCACATTTACAAGTCAATGAGTGCCTTTTAAGTATTTGGCACTTTGTGTGCCTGTAGAGTCAACATATCCACGTGAAAACTTCATACTATAAATCGGATAACTTCCAAAAACAAGCAATTACTCCTCACCTTGAAGTGCTCAGCGACAAGCCACGACTCAAATGCTGAAAACAGGAGTGAAGTGGCAATGCCCCCCAAAATACGGCCCACCATCAAGACTCTGTATTGAGGAGAATGTTTTGTGAAGCAGCTCAAAATGTAGGTTATGCAGTAAGTGACCGCAGCCCTCTTCCGGCCCTGTTTGTCCGCCAAAGATCCAACAATTGTTCCGAACAGCATGGAAGATCCAAAACCAGCAATGAACAGCTGTCCTATCTCCCCTTTCCCGAATCCATACGTACTGTAAAGGTAGTACACATATGGACCTTGCAACCAATCTCCAGCTATAGCCATAGAAACAGCAACCTATTAGATTACCAAAAACTAGCTACAGTAACTTCAATCCACCTTTATCTCTTTATATAATTTACACCAGAAGCCACTCAATCACATTACAATATCAACTATAGACAAACCACAAGCAGAGCAATCTCTGTTAACAAATTCCTGAGTACACTGCAATAAGATCAGTGCACTTTTTCCCATTTCCCAACTCATATTCACCAACAACAATGTCATCTAAAGCTATAAAACGCAACTCGAATAcgataacttaatttttttttttggtatatcggaaagataaattgtacccTCCAGGAATTGATCCCCTGACCTCCCACACCCAATTCATATGtctcctagctcttaccacttgagctatcattcggagacagataacttaattaaaaagaaaaaaaaaactttcaattCAAATATGAGATCGACCAACATTATACAGTTTGAAGGAACCAAAAAGACATAGAATTAAAATATTAAGCTTAATTGAAAACATAAAGCAAAGCATAGATAGGTAAATTGCACTATACACAACTAGTTTCAAatcccaaaataaaaaaatagaaaagagcaAAGAGCAAAGATCCAGAACAATAAGACACGCACGTTGAGATGTAAGCAAAATTGACCATTGAAATGCTGAGATCACACTAGGATCCGATTCTAAAGTTGCGATTTCTCGCTAATTTCAATGTTACAAACAAATCATCAACaatcaatgcatttttttttccagttttGGTAACAATTTACATTGTGCAAGAGTCGAAAGcgagaagagaaaaggaaaagggaGAAATGAGGGTTAGATCGAGTAGATCTAAGAGGAGATCTTACCCATCATGAGGGAATAGACGAGGAGGTAATTGTTCTTGAAGGAATTGAAAGCGGAGGAAGTGTTGATTCGATCCTTGTTGTTCTTGCTGAGCTCAAGAGCTGCGACCACCGCGGCCAATGCGCCGAACACCAGGTAGTAGAACAACTCCATTTTCGCCTCCGATTTGCGGTTGCGACGACGCAGAATCGATCGAAGAACGAATCAATGCGCGTTTGTGGTACTGTGATTCAGAGTTCGTgtcacgagagagagagagagagagagagagagagagagattgagagTGTGGTGTGAGAGGGAAGGGTGGCATATATAGTGGTGCGGAACGGTGCTGTGATCAGCTGTGTGCGGCTCTTGTTTGGTAAAACTGGCTGAAACGGTTGTCTGTTTTAACTCTTGACTTTTGTTATTTATGCTCTGACTCCCGATGTATATGCTTTCTTGCTGGTTTGCTTTCCATATGCCAAACATGGATGGATTACCATGGATGACATGATTTACTAGTTACTACATTATCAAGTAATTAAATTCATTATAAGCTTTTATTATTGGACATCAAcaagtttgttttcaaatttcaattgtttttttttggattttgaCTTATGAAAGACCTGATATTTTATTATGCTAGTACCAATTTTGACAAAATTTATAAggatatattattttatatggACCGTTTTGTAggaaaagaagtaaaaaaaaacatatttttttaattttaataaatattgctttcaaaaaaaattaataaatatttataattaatcatttttaaaataaaagaaattatataaatattatataaatgttcattttataaaataaaaaattatccaGATTGAGGTTGAGAAGGGAGTAGTGGGGGTGTAGTGGTGAGAGGGAGTAGAGGAGGAAGGATTGGGGAAAGGAAGGAGAATAAGTGGATGAATTTATGGGTGCTGACCGGTGATGAACGGTGGGGAGGGAGGAGAAGATTTGGTGGTAGCAGCGGTACGATGGTTACGGCAAATGGCGTACGGGTTGAGGAGGACGGGTGTGGAGAGAAGGAAGAAGTGAACATAAATTTTTTCTGCTTGCAAGAGGCTCATGACTATGTTTGATTTTTACCGAGTAAGTCTCGACTTCAGAGAAACAAACAAAGTTGTCGACTCTTTGGCGCATCGTGGTCAGCCTGACAGTTTCGAAGCTCATCTCCATGTTTCTCCTCCTCCAGGGATTGGTGATGCTTTGCTTTTTGACATGGTTGGTGACACTAGCTTGTGCATGATTGTTGTGCCTAATTAGGCTCTTCTCCTTTGTTTTTCTGGGTTTCCCTTCCtctagataaaaaaaaacaaacataaaatttaaataaaaatacaagtGACCTGAAACCTACAATAGCAAGTAAAAATAGGGTGGAGCAAcctcaagaaaaaaaattgtgtattTTAAATAAACCTCTTTATTTTATATGGAAAAGTGAATATATTAATTTAACCTATGGTTAAAAGTAACAATGTTATGAAAgcatatattaaattaaatgactatatataaattaattaacaataGTAATTCCATTAGGCAAACAAAGCACACTTGTTATAAATAATTACCAACTTGGCAGGTTTCTTTCTAGAGAGAAAAAAAGTTGCTGGCTGGTAAGAATCCATGAGCTGAAGACTGAAGAGACAGCAAGGTAAAGTGGAAGAAGACACGTGAATAAGAGAAGGGATTGAGGGTAGGGTACACAGGAATAAAGGTGGACGATGACGCGGTTTGTTGACGATGATAACCTAATAATCAGGGTCGTTTAACAGAAATGGGATGACACGTGGCGGCTTGTTAGAAGCTGGATTACTATTGAAGTGTGGGGACGAGTGGTGTCGGTGGCAATTGGGTGTGGCGCGGCAGAGAATCGATCCAAGCGGCGAGGTCTCGGATCTAGTACCACTCTCTGCAGTACCATAAATGGATAGTGTGTGAAGTGCAGTGTAGTGGACCCCCCTCTAATTTCCTTAATTGCAggatttattttaatttaattttgactATGTTTACACATGGTCCTTCTTTGCCTATCTAAACAAAACACATGGTCCTTCTTTCCACTGGattaatgaatgaatgaatggatCAGTTTCATCGATAAGGATTGAGTATAAATCAGCGTTTAATTGTTTGATAATGTTATTTAATTATACATGTTATCACGACATTCATCCGACATATATAGATTATGCATTTTTTTACCATCACAAACTGCaagtaaaaaaaattctgaCAATTTGAAATTGTCTTATAAAACACTACCAAAAATGATCTCTTGTGAATTTTTTCACGACtttttttaccgatttcctacGATATGTTCTTTTGAATTTTCCTAAAAAAGTAAATATAATAACAGATATTATATTTCCTGTGAATATTAAATTTTGCAGAAGGTTTGCAAAAAAATTCAGAAGAACTTATATATTTCATGAATGTCACAAGTCATTGAGATCTATCTACCTTGAGATCTTCTACCTATAAGAACTCTTAATATTTTGTTATCTAAAAATAACAATTATATTGAATATGTCCCATGACTTTTGCCGGTTCTCTCAAATTCTTAACACTTGATTTTTACATTAAATTGTTCAAATTTGATAAGTAAAAAGTTGAACTCCTCATAAGTTTTAAACATTTATCATATCATTTTGTTGCTGAAGAGATTGCAAGGACCGCTGCAGATACAAATTATTTCGATGACCAACTCGCAGTAACTGAAATATGGTGTCCAGTTCAACGATAGGCTGAA
This is a stretch of genomic DNA from Lotus japonicus ecotype B-129 chromosome 1, LjGifu_v1.2. It encodes these proteins:
- the LOC130745215 gene encoding uncharacterized protein LOC130745215 — encoded protein: MELFYYLVFGALAAVVAALELSKNNKDRINTSSAFNSFKNNYLLVYSLMMAGDWLQGPYVYYLYSTYGFGKGEIGQLFIAGFGSSMLFGTIVGSLADKQGRKRAAVTYCITYILSCFTKHSPQYRVLMVGRILGGIATSLLFSAFESWLVAEHFKRGYDAQWLSLTFSKAIFLGNGLVAICAGLFGNLLVDTLSLGPVSPFDAASCFLAIGMAIILFSWSENYGDPSENKDLLTQFRGAAVVIASDEKIALLGAIQSLFEGSMYTWVFLWTPALSPNDEEIPHGFIFATFMLASMLGSSLASKLLARSSIRVESYMQIVFVVASASLLIPILASFLIPPPKVKGESLSFAQCIQILGFCTFEACVGIFWPSIMKMRSQYIPEEARSTIMNFFRIPLNIFVCVVLYNVDAFPITVMFGMCSIFLGVASILTRRLLLLVEKPKTEDWQMKERDNESEPLNI